One genomic segment of Erysipelotrichaceae bacterium 66202529 includes these proteins:
- a CDS encoding DUF2200 family protein, with protein MEYEKIFAMKLFKVYPLLVAKAERKGRTKEEVYQVTCWLTGYTAKQIDEQIMKDVDYRTFFEEAPEMNPNCNLITGNICGIKLQEIEDPLMRKIRYLDKVVDELAKGKALEKIMR; from the coding sequence ATGGAATATGAAAAGATATTTGCAATGAAGCTGTTCAAAGTATATCCGCTATTAGTAGCAAAAGCGGAAAGAAAAGGCAGAACTAAAGAAGAGGTTTATCAGGTTACATGCTGGTTGACCGGATATACGGCAAAACAGATCGATGAACAGATTATGAAGGATGTTGATTATAGGACATTCTTTGAGGAAGCACCGGAAATGAATCCAAATTGTAATCTTATCACTGGAAATATATGCGGAATTAAGCTACAAGAAATTGAAGATCCATTAATGCGGAAAATTCGGTACTTGGACAAGGTGGTTGACGAATTGGCGAAGGGAAAAGCTTTGGAAAAAATTATGAGATAA
- a CDS encoding DUF1905 domain-containing protein, whose product MKEKYEFKTAIEPVPDKGGAFVRVPIDIRAEFGKGRLKVHAEFNGVPYDGSVVNMGIKNDDGSICYIIGVRKDIQKEMNRGVGDVIHVVITPIL is encoded by the coding sequence ATGAAAGAAAAATATGAATTTAAGACAGCGATAGAACCAGTTCCGGATAAAGGCGGAGCATTTGTTCGCGTGCCGATTGATATTCGCGCAGAGTTTGGCAAAGGAAGATTAAAAGTTCATGCTGAATTTAATGGGGTTCCGTATGATGGAAGCGTAGTGAATATGGGCATTAAAAATGATGATGGTTCAATTTGCTATATTATTGGTGTGAGAAAGGATATTCAAAAAGAAATGAATAGAGGTGTCGGAGATGTGATTCATGTAGTCATTACACCTATATTATAG
- a CDS encoding methyltransferase domain-containing protein, whose amino-acid sequence MKKLRAIHHAVLNEINCSRTASQTILDVGFGNGSFTQAVSARFPCSKITAIDISIPKLFSSGNITFIKGNVEQLPFDSQSFDLVFSVLSLHHWKEKNKGINEIYRVLKKNGRLIIGDPLLEDWMSNRILGLLMQVLDGGSFTDKKRVSEYLSIAGFEDISISLIPNTMKSLYLITAKK is encoded by the coding sequence GTGAAGAAATTGAGAGCTATACATCATGCGGTTTTAAATGAAATTAACTGTTCACGGACAGCTTCACAAACCATTTTAGATGTCGGTTTCGGAAATGGGTCATTTACTCAAGCAGTTTCTGCTAGATTTCCGTGTAGCAAAATCACTGCTATTGATATTTCTATTCCTAAGTTATTCTCATCTGGCAATATAACATTTATAAAAGGAAATGTTGAACAACTGCCCTTTGATTCACAATCATTTGATTTAGTTTTTTCAGTGCTATCGTTACATCACTGGAAAGAAAAAAATAAAGGAATTAACGAAATATATAGAGTTCTTAAAAAAAATGGAAGACTTATTATTGGGGATCCATTACTTGAAGATTGGATGAGCAATCGTATTCTTGGATTGTTGATGCAAGTATTAGATGGAGGTTCCTTTACAGATAAGAAAAGGGTTAGTGAATATCTAAGCATTGCAGGATTTGAAGATATTAGTATAAGTCTTATCCCTAATACGATGAAGTCACTATATCTTATTACGGCAAAAAAGTAA
- a CDS encoding sugar O-acetyltransferase: MTEREKMLAGQLYDCGDAELLTQWHKAKNLARDYNQTDSANVQEKERILSELLGGKGKNLWITAPFYVDYGNNIYFGNNCEVNMNCTFLDDNIIQIGDNALIAPNVQIYTAFHPTNATERFGESKEDGSFAFCKTQTAPVIIGDNVWIGGGAIIMAGVMIGDNVVIGAGSVVTKDIPSNTIAYGNPCLVVRENK, encoded by the coding sequence ATGACAGAAAGAGAAAAAATGTTGGCAGGACAACTTTATGATTGTGGGGATGCCGAGTTATTAACGCAATGGCATAAGGCTAAAAATTTGGCAAGAGACTATAATCAAACAGACTCTGCCAATGTTCAAGAAAAAGAAAGAATTTTAAGTGAATTGCTTGGCGGAAAAGGTAAAAATCTTTGGATAACAGCACCATTTTATGTTGATTATGGTAATAATATCTATTTTGGTAATAACTGCGAAGTAAATATGAATTGTACTTTTTTAGATGATAATATTATCCAGATTGGAGATAATGCTTTGATTGCACCAAATGTACAAATATATACAGCCTTTCATCCAACAAATGCTACTGAGCGTTTTGGGGAGTCTAAAGAGGATGGTTCATTTGCGTTTTGTAAAACACAAACAGCACCAGTCATAATAGGCGATAATGTATGGATTGGCGGTGGAGCAATCATTATGGCAGGTGTTATGATAGGAGATAATGTTGTTATTGGAGCTGGAAGTGTTGTTACAAAAGATATTCCCAGTAATACAATAGCATATGGAAATCCTTGTCTAGTAGTGAGAGAAAATAAGTAA
- a CDS encoding hydrolase — protein sequence MLYFTSDLHFYHDNIIQLTSRPYQDVNEMNERLIANWNKKIRPKDEVYILGDVTMKSYVYAQEALKQLHGRKYLIRGNHDRFVQQKEFDQSLFSWVKEYAELKYEGYQFILFHYPIAEWNGFYHGAIHLHGHQHNPAQVNVHNRDNGFRRYDVGVDANHQMPVSIVDIINFFEAEPKIMHK from the coding sequence ATGCTGTATTTTACATCCGATCTGCATTTTTATCATGATAATATTATACAACTGACTTCCCGTCCCTATCAGGATGTAAATGAGATGAATGAGCGATTGATCGCAAATTGGAATAAAAAAATTCGTCCAAAGGATGAGGTGTATATTCTGGGGGATGTAACGATGAAAAGCTATGTCTATGCGCAGGAGGCGCTGAAACAGCTGCATGGGAGAAAATATCTGATTCGGGGAAATCATGATCGTTTTGTTCAACAGAAGGAGTTTGATCAATCGCTGTTTTCCTGGGTAAAGGAATACGCTGAGCTGAAATACGAGGGCTACCAGTTTATTCTGTTTCACTATCCGATTGCAGAGTGGAACGGGTTTTATCACGGAGCTATTCATTTGCATGGGCATCAGCATAATCCTGCACAGGTGAATGTTCACAATCGGGATAACGGATTTCGCAGATATGATGTTGGCGTGGATGCCAATCATCAAATGCCTGTCAGTATTGTGGATATCATAAATTTTTTTGAAGCCGAACCTAAAATCATGCATAAATGA
- a CDS encoding PDZ domain-containing protein: MKRLTAFLLVALIGWNIVLTILHLQVRETTTAANAQQQTTQKVEQASVNITSDVTKLVADSENKVVTVTAKARGQSIDSGSGAIYKIQGKTVYIITNNHVVADGDEAVVTFANGKEQQVTIVGKDELTDLALLKTDVDFKADAFTMGDSSLVKKGEYVIAMGSPLGIEYQGSVSGGLISGVDRRMEMDIDNNGVADWDVNVLQTDAAINPGNSGGPLINMAGELIGINSMKITDTSVEGFGFALPINEVLPIITELENNGKVVRPILGISVQPIEQLSMLDKAYLGIDSKVESGLLIVKVASRTPASSAGIREGDILVKFDGKEVKDYKQFRQLLYSHKVKDEVTITVNRKGKEIEKTVTLE; the protein is encoded by the coding sequence ATGAAGCGATTGACAGCCTTTCTGCTTGTGGCACTTATCGGATGGAATATTGTACTGACGATTTTGCATCTGCAGGTCAGAGAAACCACAACAGCCGCAAATGCACAGCAGCAGACTACACAAAAGGTGGAGCAGGCAAGTGTGAATATCACAAGTGATGTTACAAAGCTGGTCGCGGATAGTGAAAACAAGGTCGTGACAGTAACAGCGAAGGCAAGAGGACAATCCATTGATTCCGGCAGCGGTGCTATTTACAAAATACAGGGCAAGACCGTGTATATCATCACGAACAATCATGTCGTTGCGGATGGGGATGAAGCCGTTGTCACCTTTGCGAATGGCAAGGAACAGCAGGTCACCATCGTCGGTAAGGATGAATTGACGGATCTTGCATTATTGAAGACCGATGTGGACTTCAAGGCAGATGCCTTCACTATGGGGGATTCCTCTCTTGTGAAAAAGGGAGAATACGTCATAGCAATGGGAAGTCCGCTAGGAATTGAGTATCAGGGCAGCGTTTCCGGAGGTCTTATATCCGGTGTTGACAGACGCATGGAAATGGATATCGACAATAACGGTGTAGCAGACTGGGATGTGAATGTATTGCAGACAGATGCTGCTATCAATCCGGGAAACAGCGGCGGCCCGCTGATCAATATGGCAGGGGAGCTGATTGGAATCAATTCCATGAAGATTACGGATACCTCGGTAGAGGGCTTTGGCTTTGCATTACCGATCAACGAGGTGCTTCCAATCATAACCGAGCTGGAAAACAACGGCAAGGTCGTACGGCCGATCCTGGGAATCTCCGTGCAGCCGATTGAACAGCTGAGTATGCTGGATAAGGCTTATCTGGGCATAGATTCCAAGGTGGAAAGTGGTCTGCTCATTGTCAAGGTGGCATCACGTACCCCAGCTTCATCAGCAGGAATTAGGGAAGGCGACATTCTCGTTAAATTTGACGGTAAGGAAGTAAAGGATTATAAGCAATTCCGTCAGCTTCTCTACAGTCATAAGGTGAAGGATGAGGTTACCATCACCGTAAACCGCAAGGGTAAGGAAATTGAAAAGACGGTGACATTAGAATAA
- a CDS encoding MBL fold metallo-hydrolase, which translates to MKFALLASGSKGNCCLIKHKDTRLVIDCGTTRKYLKSCFEQISYDPMQSNALLITHTHSDHVAQMKLFDPIPTYATQDIATSHLHGIRPYERFEVQDFRITVLPMSHDCEGTVGYVIETEDEKMVYVTDTGYIKEEVKDYIRDADYYVFESNHDIEMLMQTTRPVYLKQRIIGDCGHLCNEDCSNILCDVMGENTKEIVLAHISQEGNTRDMALTTLKETLKRKQKDREDLRLYPADQFSIYTGGKSS; encoded by the coding sequence ATGAAATTTGCATTACTGGCCAGTGGTTCCAAAGGGAACTGCTGCCTGATTAAACATAAGGATACCAGGCTGGTTATAGACTGTGGAACAACGAGAAAATATCTAAAAAGCTGTTTTGAACAGATCAGCTATGATCCCATGCAAAGCAATGCACTCTTGATTACACATACCCATAGTGACCATGTTGCACAGATGAAGCTGTTTGATCCGATTCCTACCTATGCAACGCAGGATATCGCTACCAGTCATCTGCACGGCATCCGTCCCTATGAGCGCTTTGAAGTGCAGGACTTTCGTATTACGGTACTTCCCATGAGTCATGACTGTGAGGGAACAGTGGGCTATGTGATTGAAACCGAGGATGAAAAAATGGTGTATGTGACAGATACCGGCTATATTAAGGAGGAAGTGAAGGACTACATACGGGATGCGGACTATTATGTGTTTGAGAGCAATCACGATATCGAAATGCTGATGCAGACAACAAGACCAGTTTATCTGAAGCAGCGCATCATCGGCGATTGCGGTCATTTATGTAATGAGGATTGTTCCAATATCCTGTGTGATGTCATGGGGGAGAATACAAAGGAAATCGTTCTTGCGCATATCTCACAGGAAGGCAATACCCGTGATATGGCATTGACAACCTTAAAAGAAACACTGAAACGGAAACAGAAGGACAGAGAGGATCTCCGGCTGTATCCGGCTGATCAGTTTTCCATTTATACCGGAGGAAAATCATCATGA
- the dnaB gene encoding replicative DNA helicase has product MSRELPHSTEAEQSILGAMMIYPSVTSVVYDQGLDARDFYLDIHQRIFSAMMDITDSGKPVDVTTLIARLQDIEQLNLVGGADYIIKLSDTAISSANSVYYIEMIKSRAHLRRLIEAAEQIAEDGFDTANDLDEIMDKAERDILNVTRSRRATDFKSSREVVSNVMQELIRLRSSDNRVTGIKTGYTDLDRMTNGFQRGDLIILAARPAMGKTAFALNLALNASFYNPGAIAIFSLEMPAEALMKRILSAKSAVESNKLRSGAILDEEFSKLNEAANELMASKLFVDDSSNIKISEVFSKCRKLKSEHGLDLVVIDYLQLISGSGKSGDNRQQEISEISRSLKGLAREMECPVIALSQLSRSVETRPDKHPMLSDLRESGAIEQDADIVMFLYRDAYYAKDDEAEQDNPTDQTDLDIAKHRNGATGKVELAFQKSISAFFNIAHDGFS; this is encoded by the coding sequence ATGAGTAGAGAATTGCCACACAGTACCGAGGCGGAGCAGTCCATTCTCGGTGCGATGATGATTTATCCCAGCGTAACCAGCGTTGTGTATGACCAGGGGCTGGATGCGCGCGATTTCTATCTGGATATCCATCAGCGTATATTCTCTGCCATGATGGATATTACCGATAGTGGAAAACCGGTGGATGTTACCACGCTGATTGCCCGGCTGCAGGATATTGAGCAGCTGAATCTTGTGGGAGGAGCCGATTACATTATCAAGCTGAGTGATACGGCAATATCAAGCGCAAACAGCGTTTACTATATTGAAATGATCAAAAGCCGCGCCCATCTGCGCCGTTTAATTGAGGCAGCGGAGCAGATTGCGGAGGATGGCTTTGATACAGCAAATGATCTTGACGAAATCATGGATAAGGCAGAACGTGATATATTGAATGTCACCCGCAGCCGCCGTGCCACAGATTTCAAGAGCAGCCGTGAGGTTGTTTCCAATGTAATGCAGGAGCTGATCCGTCTGCGCTCCAGCGATAACCGTGTAACGGGAATCAAGACAGGATATACGGATCTGGATCGTATGACAAACGGCTTTCAGCGGGGAGATTTAATTATCCTTGCGGCACGTCCCGCGATGGGAAAAACAGCCTTTGCCCTGAATCTGGCCTTAAACGCATCCTTTTACAATCCCGGTGCGATTGCTATTTTCTCACTGGAGATGCCTGCAGAGGCATTGATGAAGCGTATTCTGAGTGCCAAATCCGCAGTGGAATCCAATAAACTGAGAAGCGGGGCTATTCTGGATGAGGAATTCAGTAAGCTGAATGAGGCTGCCAATGAGCTGATGGCAAGCAAGTTGTTTGTGGATGACAGCTCCAATATCAAAATATCGGAGGTATTCTCCAAATGCCGAAAGCTGAAAAGCGAGCACGGTCTTGACCTTGTGGTCATTGACTACCTTCAGCTGATCAGCGGAAGCGGAAAAAGCGGAGATAACCGCCAGCAGGAAATCTCTGAAATTTCACGTTCCCTAAAGGGACTTGCCAGAGAGATGGAGTGTCCGGTAATCGCCTTGTCACAGCTTTCCCGTTCTGTAGAAACACGTCCGGATAAGCATCCTATGCTATCTGACCTTCGAGAATCCGGAGCCATCGAGCAGGATGCCGATATTGTAATGTTTTTATATCGTGACGCCTACTATGCCAAGGATGATGAAGCAGAGCAGGACAATCCAACCGACCAGACCGACCTGGATATCGCAAAGCATCGTAACGGTGCGACAGGAAAGGTGGAGCTGGCGTTTCAAAAATCCATATCAGCCTTCTTTAATATTGCGCATGATGGATTCTCATAA
- the rplI gene encoding 50S ribosomal protein L9, with translation MKVILLSDVKKVGKKGDIVEVSDGYGRNFLLNKNLAVMATKKSMEILDEQNLQHDLEEKQKESAAEDLKKKLSTITLEFHVKTGEGGRVFGSVSTKQIVAQLHDKYGIHVDKRKVIDNDAITSLGYTDVKVDLYRNKVIGTIRVHVNG, from the coding sequence ATGAAAGTGATACTGCTAAGTGATGTGAAAAAGGTTGGAAAAAAAGGAGATATCGTGGAGGTTAGCGACGGCTATGGAAGAAACTTCCTGCTGAATAAGAATCTGGCTGTCATGGCTACGAAAAAAAGCATGGAGATTCTGGATGAGCAGAACCTGCAGCATGATCTGGAGGAAAAGCAAAAGGAATCCGCGGCAGAGGATTTGAAAAAGAAGCTTTCAACGATTACGCTGGAATTCCATGTGAAAACAGGAGAGGGCGGACGTGTGTTCGGCAGTGTTTCCACAAAGCAGATCGTTGCACAGCTGCATGATAAATACGGTATCCATGTGGATAAGCGAAAGGTGATTGACAATGATGCGATTACATCGCTTGGCTATACGGATGTGAAGGTGGATCTTTACAGAAACAAGGTTATCGGAACCATTCGTGTCCATGTGAATGGATAA
- a CDS encoding DHH family phosphoesterase translates to MDRLENFKVQITIILIAEAAALFVLYMAGIPGLQIIPMAILLVLNILVIIWIVLKYERDKEQRDIDISHILGHDAKDALSFGEIGIITYDEQYNATWINDFLEERSVNIVGKKLTSWIPEITDLFNGSVDEITAKDPEGGFVYEIVRKENGQVLFVRDITKLETITERFKRDSVVAGLLQLDNYMEIQQYEDEGTMATINTQLRQPLVEWAGRYGMFIRRLRSDRFLVILNEAIFEEVVRDKFDILNTIRKNAEDIDVSITLSMSFARGTDDFRLLDTMVNDLLELAQSRGGDQAAVKKYGESVKYYGGNSEAREKRSKVRVRVMSQAIKEAIMEANRVFVIGHQNMDFDCMGSALCMSRLAAAYGKEVYVVSKSGGIEPQLQEAMNLYADKLEGRHRFISDPDASKMIEDDDLLIAVDHHNPKQTGAPLTLAEANRIVVIDHHRRSEDFIGNPLLVYVESSASSVCELATEFLPYQNNKVGLSEEEATLMYVGILVDTNRFKTRTGSRTFEAAAYLKNLGVDPITAENLLKEDFGDFEAKTAIMKYARQYAQGIIIAAVDNNRVVNRTLMSQVADSLLNIKDMEASFVIGNIEDGRVAVSARSKGTINVQIIMENMHGGGHFTMAALQREQTTVKAVEEELKQMIDAYIKENKEDDEDESDTAK, encoded by the coding sequence ATGGATCGTTTGGAAAATTTTAAGGTTCAGATAACCATTATCCTGATTGCGGAAGCGGCGGCACTGTTTGTGCTGTATATGGCCGGTATTCCGGGATTACAGATCATACCGATGGCGATTCTGCTTGTTTTGAATATTCTTGTCATTATCTGGATCGTCTTGAAATATGAGCGTGACAAGGAGCAGCGGGATATTGATATATCCCATATCCTCGGTCATGATGCCAAGGATGCGCTTTCCTTTGGAGAGATTGGTATCATCACCTATGATGAACAGTATAATGCGACCTGGATCAATGATTTTCTGGAGGAGCGTTCTGTGAATATCGTCGGGAAAAAGCTGACAAGCTGGATTCCAGAAATCACGGATCTTTTCAACGGCTCCGTGGATGAAATCACGGCAAAGGATCCGGAAGGTGGATTTGTGTATGAAATCGTTCGGAAGGAAAACGGACAGGTACTGTTTGTACGGGATATCACCAAGCTGGAAACCATAACCGAACGGTTTAAGAGGGATTCCGTTGTAGCGGGATTGTTACAGCTGGATAATTATATGGAAATACAACAGTATGAGGATGAAGGAACAATGGCGACCATCAATACACAGCTTCGTCAGCCTCTGGTGGAATGGGCAGGGCGTTATGGTATGTTTATCCGCAGACTGCGCTCTGACCGCTTTCTGGTCATTTTGAATGAAGCAATTTTTGAAGAAGTCGTACGGGATAAATTTGATATCTTAAACACCATACGAAAAAATGCAGAGGATATTGATGTTTCTATAACGCTGAGTATGTCGTTTGCCCGTGGAACGGATGATTTCCGTTTGCTGGATACGATGGTAAACGATCTGCTGGAGCTGGCACAGAGCCGTGGAGGCGATCAGGCTGCGGTTAAGAAATATGGGGAAAGTGTAAAATACTACGGTGGAAACAGTGAAGCCCGTGAAAAGCGAAGCAAGGTGCGTGTACGTGTCATGTCGCAGGCGATCAAAGAGGCAATCATGGAAGCGAACCGGGTATTTGTCATTGGACATCAGAATATGGACTTCGACTGTATGGGAAGTGCACTTTGCATGTCGCGGCTTGCGGCTGCGTATGGCAAGGAGGTCTATGTTGTATCAAAAAGTGGTGGAATCGAGCCGCAGCTGCAGGAAGCAATGAATCTGTATGCGGATAAGCTGGAGGGCCGTCACCGGTTCATCAGCGATCCGGACGCAAGCAAAATGATAGAGGATGATGATTTGCTTATAGCGGTTGACCATCACAATCCAAAGCAGACAGGTGCTCCGCTGACGCTGGCGGAGGCAAATCGAATTGTGGTAATCGATCATCACCGCAGAAGTGAGGACTTTATTGGAAATCCGCTTCTGGTCTATGTAGAATCCAGCGCAAGCTCTGTCTGTGAGCTAGCTACGGAATTCCTGCCATACCAGAATAACAAGGTTGGTCTGAGTGAGGAAGAAGCTACACTGATGTATGTCGGTATCCTTGTGGATACCAATCGCTTTAAAACCAGAACGGGCAGCCGTACCTTTGAAGCGGCAGCCTATCTGAAAAATCTTGGTGTAGATCCGATAACGGCGGAAAACCTGCTGAAAGAGGATTTTGGTGATTTTGAGGCGAAAACAGCAATTATGAAATATGCAAGGCAATATGCACAGGGAATCATCATTGCGGCAGTGGACAACAACCGTGTAGTAAACCGTACGCTGATGTCACAGGTAGCGGACAGCCTGTTGAATATTAAGGATATGGAGGCAAGCTTTGTCATTGGAAATATCGAGGATGGCAGAGTTGCCGTATCGGCCCGCAGCAAGGGTACGATCAATGTGCAGATCATCATGGAAAACATGCATGGCGGCGGTCATTTTACAATGGCAGCCCTGCAAAGAGAGCAAACAACGGTGAAAGCCGTAGAGGAAGAATTAAAGCAAATGATTGATGCATATATAAAAGAAAACAAGGAGGACGACGAAGATGAAAGTGATACTGCTAAGTGA
- a CDS encoding DUF2232 domain-containing protein, which produces MNHQTRKITEGAMMCAIVGLILFVNRQFGNMLEYFMYWVLTFPILVYTAKYGVRNALVPSVSMLLLSFMISAPTTIFYLFSCIVVGLVYGGGVRKGWKNGTLLVFSGIFTFFSYLVTTILFAAVFGYDPADDMELVRTILDFMNIHTGIDLVKMVMMVVVLTAVLMSVLQAICIHMIGNILLTRLKIKVHPMQNVLNIRAPKWSGWLILVIWVLFYSRNVLKLNQEASTVLLSAYLVCKVYAITCGAMCSMGILVLLQKRTFVFLVMIAAFVPYVQDVLALLGVADILLLLRDKMKRGVINGSFGKF; this is translated from the coding sequence ATGAATCATCAGACACGTAAAATTACAGAAGGAGCCATGATGTGTGCCATTGTCGGGCTGATCCTGTTTGTCAACCGGCAGTTTGGAAACATGCTGGAATACTTTATGTACTGGGTATTAACCTTTCCCATCCTTGTCTATACGGCAAAATACGGAGTACGAAACGCCCTGGTTCCCTCTGTCAGCATGCTGCTGCTCTCCTTTATGATTAGTGCACCCACTACAATTTTTTATCTCTTTAGCTGCATCGTTGTCGGGCTTGTATATGGTGGCGGGGTGAGAAAAGGATGGAAGAACGGTACTCTGCTTGTGTTCAGTGGTATTTTCACATTCTTTTCCTATCTGGTCACAACGATCTTATTTGCGGCTGTATTCGGCTATGACCCGGCAGATGATATGGAGCTGGTAAGGACCATCCTGGATTTTATGAACATTCATACCGGCATTGACCTAGTAAAGATGGTGATGATGGTTGTCGTCCTGACAGCCGTTCTCATGAGTGTCTTGCAGGCAATCTGCATCCATATGATTGGCAATATACTGCTTACTCGTCTGAAAATCAAGGTGCACCCTATGCAAAATGTCCTGAATATTCGCGCTCCCAAATGGAGTGGCTGGCTGATTCTTGTCATTTGGGTTCTATTTTATAGCCGAAATGTGCTAAAATTAAACCAAGAGGCTTCGACCGTACTGCTGTCGGCGTATCTGGTATGCAAGGTCTATGCTATTACCTGCGGTGCCATGTGCAGTATGGGTATACTCGTACTGCTTCAAAAGCGTACCTTCGTGTTTCTGGTCATGATTGCAGCTTTTGTACCCTATGTGCAGGATGTCCTTGCGTTGCTTGGTGTTGCGGATATTCTGCTGTTACTGAGAGATAAAATGAAACGAGGTGTCATAAATGGATCGTTTGGAAAATTTTAA
- the rpsR gene encoding 30S ribosomal protein S18, which translates to MAFKKQRMGRKKVCYFTKNKIESIDYKDVELLKRFISANGKIIPRRVTGTRAKYQRMLATAIKRARQMALLPYVSE; encoded by the coding sequence ATGGCATTCAAAAAACAGCGTATGGGACGTAAAAAAGTATGTTACTTTACGAAAAATAAAATTGAAAGCATCGACTACAAGGATGTTGAATTATTAAAAAGATTCATTTCCGCTAACGGAAAAATCATTCCAAGACGTGTAACAGGTACACGTGCAAAATATCAGCGTATGCTGGCTACTGCAATCAAACGTGCACGCCAGATGGCTTTACTGCCTTACGTAAGCGAATAA